From a region of the Alnus glutinosa chromosome 1, dhAlnGlut1.1, whole genome shotgun sequence genome:
- the LOC133882480 gene encoding uncharacterized protein LOC133882480 yields MEVVPARSENALSTVGPRPMEWSTVPYSGPRAPGPNGKQRTSGLESPIMLLAGHQSAIYTLKFNPAGTAIASGSHDKEIFLWNVYGDCKNFMVLKGHKNAVLDLHWSTDGSQIISASPDKTLRAWDVETGKQIKKMAEHSSFVNSCCPCRRGPPLIVSGSDDGTAKLWDMRQRGAIQTFPDKYQITAVSFSDASDKIFTGGIDNDIKVWDVRKGEVIMTLQGHQDMITGMQLSPDGSYLLTNGMDCKLCIWDMRPYAPQNRCVKVMGGHQHNFEKNLLKCGWSPDGSKVTAGSSDRMVYIWDTTSRGILYKLPGHNGSVNECVFHPTEPIIGSCSSDKQIYLGEI; encoded by the coding sequence ATGGAAGTTGTTCCAGCACGGAGTGAAAATGCTTTGTCTACAGTTGGTCCAAGACCAATGGAATGGTCTACTGTCCCATATAGCGGCCCTCGAGCACCTGGGCCAAACGGAAAACAGCGTACATCAGGTTTGGAATCACCAATCATGTTGCTGGCGGGTCACCAGAGTGCTATATACACACTGAAGTTCAATCCAGCTGGAACGGCCATCGCATCTGGGTCTCACGACAAAGAAATTTTTCTGTGGAATGTGTATGGGGATTGCAAGAACTTCATGGTTCTAAAAGGACACAAGAATGCAGTTCTCGATCTTCATTGGAGTACTGATGGATCCCAGATAATATCAGCCAGCCCCGATAAAACTCTAAGGGCATGGGATGTTGAAACGGGGAAACAGATAAAGAAAATGGCAGAACACTCGTCGTTTGTGAATTCGTGCTGTCCTTGTCGGAGGGGACCGCCACTTATTGTCAGTGGATCTGATGATGGAACTGCCAAACTGTGGGATATGCGGCAGAGGGGTGCCATTCAGACATTTCCAGACAAATATCAAATCACAGCTGTCAGTTTCTCAGATGCGTCTGACAAGATCTTTACAGGGGGCATTGACAATGACATAAAGGTGTGGGATGTGCGCAAAGGTGAAGTAATAATGACGCTTCAAGGCCATCAAGATATGATAACAGGTATGCAGTTGAGCCCTGATGGCTCCTATCTTCTTACGAACGGTATGGACTGCAAACTTTGCATATGGGATATGCGTCCATATGCACCACAGAATCGATGCGTGAAAGTAATGGGAGGACACCAGCACAACTTCGAAAAGAACCTTTTGAAATGTGGCTGGTCGCCTGATGGAAGCAAAGTCACAGCAGGGAGTTCGGATCGGATGGTTTACATATGGGACACAACTTCTCGGGGCATCTTGTATAAGCTCCCTGGCCACAATGGATCAGTCAATGAGTGTGTCTTCCATCCCACTGAACCTATTATTGGGTCTTGCAGTAGTGATAAACAGATTTATCTGGGGGAGATCTGA
- the LOC133858955 gene encoding uncharacterized protein LOC133858955 — translation MKKKKSHREAVDGILVKAEDQNEPTIGEKLASLDPIQNDKSKSDDSKIDDAKSSEKQLESSSQLVQPPTADSVQVLLRQALRADDRTLLLDCLYNRDEKVIAKSVALLNLADVLRLLQSLVSIIQLRGAILACALPWLKSVLLQHASGIISQESSLLALNSLFQLIESRVSTFESTIQVSSCLDILYTGVVDDEADKNTSTVPVIYEDKDGSDEEISGDAMETDGEDGKDEQASDDEFDGVSDTEGSDDIID, via the exons atgaagaagaagaaaa GTCATAGAGAGGCAGTGGATGGAATCCTTGTGAAGGCGGAGGACCAGAATGAGCCCACCATTGGAGAGAAGCTCGCAAGTCTGGATCCGATACAGAATGATAAGTCTAAGAGCGATGATTCCAAGATTGATGATGCCAAGAGCAGTGAGAAACAACTGGAGTCTTCTTCTCAGCTTGTGCAGCCTCCGACTGCGGACTCGGTTCAGGTGTTGCTCAGGCAGGCGTTACGCGCCGATGATCGTACGCTTTTGTTGGATTGCTTGTACAACCGAGACGAGAAG GTTATTGCGAAGTCCGTTGCATTGTTGAATCTGGCGGATGTTCTCAGGCTTTTGCAGTCTCTGGTATCGATTATTCAGTTGAG AGGTGCGATTTTGGCATGTGCGCTGCCATGGCTAAAAAGTGTACTTCTTCAACATGCAAGTGGAATAATTTCCCAGGAATCGTCTTTACTTGCCCTGAATTCTTTATTTCAG CTAATCGAGTCTAGAGTTTCAACTTTTGAATCAACTATCCAAGTATCCAGTTGCTTGGACATCCTTTACACAGGG GTTGTGGATGACGAGGCAGACAAAAATACTTCAACCGTGCCAGTAATCTACGAGGACAAGGATGGAAGTGATGAAGAGATATCTGGAGATGCCATGGAAACTGATGGCGAAGATGGCAAAGATGAGCAAGCGTCAGATGATGAATTTGATGGTGTTAGTGACACTGAAGGAAGTGACGACATCATCGATTGA